One region of Azoarcus sp. CIB genomic DNA includes:
- the xrtB gene encoding exosortase B, with product MSPPAQISTLAASAPAPAAEPLAPWLIVLAGLSFLYVPSFIDLFKGIWSTAEQAHGPIVIGVSLWLLYRQWPEMLRRSADRPTAAAGWPILVFGLLLYILGRSQDILIFEIGSLTWVLAAVALILRGAQAVKAQWFALFFMVFMIPLPGAVVDAVTMPMKLAVSNVAENVLYWAGYPIARSGVILQIGQYKLLVADACAGLHTLFTLEALGLLYLKLTHSDSALRNALLAILIVPISFAANVIRVMVLTLITFYYGDAAGQGFMHGFAGMMLFASALMIIMAVDLLLKRVVTGRRQSALAGALQA from the coding sequence ATGAGTCCCCCGGCGCAAATCTCGACGCTCGCGGCCTCCGCGCCGGCACCCGCCGCCGAACCGCTCGCGCCCTGGCTCATCGTCCTCGCAGGGCTGTCCTTCCTCTACGTTCCCAGCTTCATCGACCTGTTCAAGGGTATCTGGAGCACCGCGGAACAGGCCCACGGCCCCATCGTGATTGGCGTCTCGCTCTGGCTGCTCTACCGCCAGTGGCCCGAAATGCTCCGCCGAAGCGCCGACCGGCCGACCGCCGCCGCTGGTTGGCCCATCCTCGTTTTCGGTTTGCTGCTGTACATCCTGGGCCGCTCGCAAGACATTCTCATCTTCGAAATCGGCTCCCTCACCTGGGTGCTCGCTGCGGTCGCGCTCATCCTGCGCGGAGCGCAAGCGGTCAAGGCGCAATGGTTCGCGCTGTTCTTCATGGTCTTCATGATCCCGCTGCCCGGCGCGGTCGTCGACGCCGTCACCATGCCGATGAAGCTCGCAGTGTCGAACGTCGCGGAAAACGTTCTCTACTGGGCCGGCTACCCCATCGCCCGCAGCGGCGTCATCCTCCAGATCGGGCAATACAAGCTCCTCGTCGCCGATGCCTGCGCCGGCCTGCACACGCTATTCACGCTTGAGGCCTTGGGGCTGCTGTACCTCAAATTAACCCATTCCGACTCGGCACTGCGCAACGCCCTGCTAGCCATCCTGATCGTTCCGATTTCATTCGCCGCGAACGTGATCCGCGTGATGGTTCTCACGCTGATCACCTTCTATTACGGCGACGCGGCGGGGCAGGGGTTCATGCACGGGTTTGCGGGGATGATGCTGTTTGCTAGTGCGTTGATGATCATCATGGCGGTAGATTTACTGCTAAAGCGCGTCGTCACGGGGCGGCGTCAATCTGCCCTGGCCGGAGCGCTTCAGGCATGA
- the epsG gene encoding chain length determinant protein tyrosine kinase EpsG, with protein MNAPISSKNLGHAERSIGAILIDAGRLKAEDAEKILRLQRDGGLRFGDAACKLGLVTEEDIQFALSRQFDYPYLQRGESGVADEVVAAYNPFHPQVEALRAVRSQLMLRWFDPAAGRRCLAIASPGREEGRSWLVANLAVVFSQLGERTLIIDADMRNPRQHLLFGVDNRMGLSAALSGRGSAEIVRRVPALVDLSVLPAGATPPNPQELISRPAFAALLKQYAEEYDVILVDTPAAGSTADTFTLAARVGGTLLVARPHSTRTAALRNLAGELHQAGITVVGSVLNDAG; from the coding sequence ATGAACGCCCCCATCAGCTCCAAGAACCTCGGCCACGCCGAACGCTCAATCGGCGCCATCCTCATCGACGCCGGTCGCCTCAAGGCCGAAGACGCCGAGAAAATCCTCCGCCTGCAGCGTGACGGCGGCCTGCGCTTCGGCGACGCCGCGTGCAAGCTGGGTCTCGTCACCGAAGAGGATATCCAGTTCGCACTCTCGCGCCAGTTCGACTACCCATACCTGCAGCGTGGGGAGAGCGGAGTCGCGGACGAAGTCGTCGCCGCGTACAACCCCTTCCATCCGCAGGTCGAAGCGCTGCGCGCCGTGCGCAGCCAGCTCATGCTGCGCTGGTTCGACCCGGCCGCCGGCCGCCGTTGCCTCGCCATCGCCAGCCCCGGGCGCGAGGAAGGGCGCTCCTGGCTCGTCGCGAATCTCGCGGTCGTGTTTTCGCAGCTCGGCGAGCGGACCCTCATCATCGACGCAGATATGCGCAATCCGCGCCAGCACCTGCTCTTCGGCGTCGATAACCGCATGGGCCTCTCGGCAGCGCTGTCCGGCCGCGGCAGTGCAGAGATCGTGCGCCGTGTGCCCGCACTGGTCGACCTCTCCGTCCTCCCCGCGGGCGCCACGCCACCCAACCCGCAGGAGCTGATCTCCCGCCCGGCCTTTGCGGCGCTACTCAAGCAATACGCCGAGGAATACGACGTCATCCTCGTAGACACGCCGGCCGCAGGCAGTACTGCCGACACCTTTACCCTCGCCGCCCGCGTGGGCGGCACCCTGCTCGTCGCGCGCCCGCACAGCACGCGCACGGCCGCGTTGCGCAATCTCGCGGGTGAGCTGCATCAGGCCGGCATCACGGTTGTGGGCAGCGTGCTGAACGACGCCGGTTGA
- the epsI gene encoding exosortase-associated protein EpsI, B-type: MKSRVSALVMLVLMLLAAGGAYGLRPTQKIADTTPSVDPEVMIPTAFGDWREELRSTPQIVDPQQQQTIDKIYSKTLSRTYVNSEGYRIMLSVAYGSNQSDSMQVHKPEVCYPAQGFSLHAKQTAVLRTSSGDVPVTRLETSLGARREPVTYWVTVGDRVISSRMHKKFVEMSYGFGGEIPDGMLLRLSSIDAGTAHAYDVQVQFAEDLLSAVRPEHRTQLFGLK, encoded by the coding sequence ATGAAAAGCCGCGTCAGTGCGCTGGTAATGTTAGTCCTCATGCTGCTCGCGGCGGGCGGGGCCTATGGTCTGCGGCCGACGCAGAAAATCGCGGACACCACACCCTCCGTTGATCCTGAAGTGATGATCCCCACGGCGTTTGGCGATTGGCGGGAAGAACTGCGCAGTACACCCCAGATTGTCGATCCACAGCAGCAGCAAACGATCGACAAGATCTACAGCAAGACACTGTCGCGTACCTATGTCAATTCCGAAGGCTACCGCATCATGCTTTCTGTCGCATACGGCAGCAATCAAAGCGATTCGATGCAGGTGCACAAGCCGGAAGTTTGTTATCCAGCGCAGGGATTCTCTTTGCACGCGAAGCAGACTGCTGTATTGAGGACGAGTTCGGGCGACGTTCCGGTCACAAGACTTGAGACGAGTTTAGGGGCACGCCGGGAACCAGTTACCTACTGGGTCACTGTTGGTGACCGAGTGATATCCAGCAGAATGCATAAGAAATTCGTAGAAATGAGTTACGGATTTGGCGGGGAGATTCCTGACGGAATGCTCCTTCGATTGTCTTCAATTGATGCTGGCACCGCACATGCTTACGATGTTCAAGTGCAATTTGCGGAAGATTTGCTTTCGGCGGTACGCCCCGAACATCGCACGCAACTTTTTGGACTTAAATAG
- the epsE gene encoding polysaccharide export protein EpsE, whose protein sequence is MSHRSLTAIILLVLSLLFALGVVSPAMAEIARNVPAQSGDYMLGPGDVIRVTVYQNPDLTTEARVSEGGLISFPLLGSVAVGGRSAGSVERQIERQLREGGFVLQPQVSVLAMQMRGNQVSVIGLVGRPGRYPLETANLRLSDVLATAGGIAPTGADTVVLTGVRDGKTMRREIDIPALFLKGGENDVPVAGGDILYVHRAPTFYIYGEVQRPGAFRLERNMSVMQALATGGGINQRGTLRGLQVHRRDAEGLLEIVEPALEDLLRPDDVIYVRESLF, encoded by the coding sequence ATGAGCCATCGGTCGCTTACGGCAATCATTCTCCTCGTCCTGTCACTATTGTTCGCATTGGGTGTCGTTTCGCCCGCCATGGCCGAAATTGCCCGCAATGTTCCGGCGCAGTCGGGCGACTATATGCTCGGGCCGGGCGACGTAATCCGCGTCACCGTCTACCAGAATCCTGACCTCACGACCGAGGCACGCGTATCGGAAGGCGGTCTGATCAGCTTTCCGCTGCTCGGGAGCGTCGCGGTCGGTGGTCGGTCGGCCGGATCTGTCGAGCGTCAGATCGAACGACAGTTGCGTGAAGGCGGGTTCGTCCTGCAACCGCAAGTCAGCGTCCTGGCCATGCAGATGCGCGGCAATCAGGTCTCCGTGATCGGTCTGGTTGGTCGTCCGGGGCGTTACCCGCTTGAAACGGCGAATCTCCGCCTTTCCGATGTCCTCGCCACAGCCGGCGGAATTGCTCCCACCGGCGCTGACACCGTAGTGCTGACTGGCGTTCGCGACGGCAAGACGATGCGCCGCGAAATCGACATTCCGGCGTTGTTTCTAAAGGGCGGCGAAAACGACGTTCCTGTTGCCGGCGGGGACATCCTCTACGTCCACCGCGCTCCCACGTTCTACATTTACGGCGAGGTCCAGCGTCCCGGCGCCTTCCGCCTGGAGCGGAACATGAGCGTGATGCAAGCGCTCGCGACCGGGGGAGGGATCAATCAGCGCGGAACGCTGCGCGGCCTGCAGGTCCACCGGCGCGATGCGGAAGGACTGCTCGAAATCGTCGAGCCTGCACTCGAAGATCTGCTTCGCCCCGACGATGTGATCTACGTTCGCGAAAGCCTCTTCTGA
- a CDS encoding PEP-CTERM sorting domain-containing protein: MKLRQAVVGVVGFMLAGGAFADANGNSGNENAAFSAVIYSTVTGQGGGVVSSLSAPGSFGAEIGSAVSGLATSAGGIPVAIAAGGNPNVIPPVPEPDVYAMLLAGLGMVVVMAGRRSKR; this comes from the coding sequence ATGAAGCTGAGACAGGCAGTGGTTGGCGTAGTGGGTTTCATGCTGGCAGGAGGCGCCTTCGCCGATGCGAACGGTAACTCGGGTAACGAAAACGCTGCCTTCAGTGCAGTGATTTACTCCACCGTCACGGGGCAGGGCGGCGGCGTCGTGTCGAGCTTGTCGGCGCCGGGAAGTTTCGGGGCAGAAATCGGTTCGGCGGTAAGCGGACTTGCCACCAGCGCCGGCGGGATTCCGGTCGCGATCGCGGCGGGCGGAAACCCCAATGTCATCCCACCCGTTCCAGAGCCCGATGTCTACGCAATGCTCCTGGCCGGTCTCGGCATGGTGGTTGTGATGGCGGGTCGGCGTAGCAAACGCTGA
- the epsF gene encoding chain length determinant protein EpsF, translated as MTFHQFLLILRARWLVVASVLGVVVATTLLVSLIIPRQYTAETALVIDVKSPDPIVGAALPVQMLAGYMATQVDIINSSRVAERVVGLLKMDEAPSVREQWQADTDGRGELRVWLADLLQKKLVVRPSRDSNVITIAFTGNAPDFAAAVANAFAQAYIEINLELKVEPARQYARWFDEQSGPLREKVEAAQKRLSDYQLQHGIVPADGRLDVENARLAEISSQLVVAEAQRMDSRSRQSQSGSAETLPEVLQSGLIQGLKAELARQEAAREQLSSRVGKNHPDYARIEAEIRSLRERVGSESQRIASSMGTATRVNVARESDLRAALEAQKKRVLDLRERRDQIAVLQRDVESAQRAYDLVAQRLTQASLESRTQQTNIAVLTPATAPIQHSSPRTALNLALAVFLGTLLGLGSALLLELVDQRVRGPEDIEQCAAAPLLGIIPARA; from the coding sequence ATGACTTTCCACCAGTTTCTCCTGATCCTGCGCGCGCGCTGGCTCGTTGTCGCCAGCGTGCTGGGCGTGGTCGTCGCCACCACGCTGCTGGTGAGCCTGATCATCCCGCGCCAGTACACGGCTGAAACGGCACTCGTGATCGACGTCAAATCGCCAGACCCGATCGTCGGTGCCGCACTGCCGGTTCAGATGCTGGCCGGTTACATGGCCACCCAGGTCGATATCATCAATTCCAGTCGCGTTGCCGAGCGAGTCGTCGGACTGCTCAAGATGGACGAAGCTCCCTCGGTGCGCGAGCAGTGGCAGGCCGATACAGACGGCCGCGGCGAACTGCGCGTGTGGCTCGCGGACCTGCTGCAGAAGAAGCTCGTAGTGCGGCCTTCGCGCGACAGCAATGTCATCACCATCGCCTTCACCGGCAACGCCCCCGACTTTGCCGCGGCGGTGGCTAATGCGTTCGCTCAGGCCTATATCGAGATCAATCTCGAGCTGAAGGTCGAGCCCGCGCGACAGTACGCCCGCTGGTTCGACGAGCAGAGCGGTCCGCTACGTGAAAAGGTCGAGGCTGCGCAAAAGCGTCTCTCCGACTACCAGCTGCAGCACGGCATCGTTCCGGCCGACGGGCGACTCGATGTCGAAAATGCGCGACTGGCGGAAATTTCCAGCCAACTCGTTGTCGCCGAGGCCCAGCGCATGGACAGCCGTTCCCGCCAGAGTCAATCGGGTTCGGCGGAAACCTTGCCCGAAGTACTCCAGAGCGGCTTGATCCAGGGACTCAAGGCCGAACTCGCGCGTCAGGAGGCCGCACGCGAACAACTCAGTTCGCGCGTCGGCAAAAACCACCCGGACTACGCCCGCATCGAAGCGGAAATCCGGTCGTTGCGTGAGCGGGTGGGTTCCGAGTCCCAACGTATTGCCAGTTCGATGGGAACGGCCACGCGTGTAAACGTGGCGCGGGAGTCGGACCTTCGCGCAGCGCTCGAAGCGCAGAAGAAGCGCGTCCTCGACTTGCGCGAAAGGCGCGACCAGATCGCGGTCCTGCAACGCGATGTCGAATCGGCCCAACGTGCCTACGATCTCGTCGCCCAGCGTCTGACCCAGGCCAGCCTGGAAAGCCGTACCCAGCAGACCAACATCGCGGTTCTGACGCCGGCTACGGCGCCCATACAGCATTCGAGCCCGCGCACTGCGCTCAACCTCGCGCTAGCCGTCTTCCTCGGCACGCTCCTCGGCCTCGGCTCCGCGCTGCTGCTCGAGCTCGTCGACCAGCGCGTGCGTGGTCCCGAAGACATCGAGCAATGCGCAGCTGCACCCCTGCTCGGCATAATCCCCGCTCGCGCGTGA
- a CDS encoding PEP-CTERM sorting domain-containing protein, producing the protein MKSLVVALTSAAISASASAATISLNGGGFSVSWDDSVSSLFGAPTLVGNNLTFNPTAFGVSSITNAWSTLVGTFNMTVSAWSGYQLDSVGFVDGGSYALLGAGAKTAVGTSLFVTPYDSVGIEAFSGSSGASGNGIGYGSWTLGEGESPEVTGLAAQSANVGLSMFLAANGGSADNFASVNVSAAKLSFGVVPVAPVPEPEAYLMLLTGLGMVGVIARRRAAVR; encoded by the coding sequence ATGAAATCCCTCGTCGTGGCGCTGACGAGCGCTGCAATCTCGGCAAGTGCGAGTGCTGCGACGATCAGTCTGAACGGGGGGGGCTTTAGCGTTAGCTGGGACGATTCCGTTTCAAGCCTTTTCGGTGCACCGACTCTCGTCGGAAACAATCTCACCTTCAATCCCACGGCATTTGGCGTTTCGTCCATTACGAACGCATGGAGCACCCTGGTCGGAACATTCAACATGACCGTGTCTGCCTGGTCAGGGTATCAGCTCGACTCGGTAGGCTTTGTCGATGGCGGGAGCTACGCACTGCTGGGAGCGGGCGCGAAGACGGCCGTGGGAACGAGCCTTTTCGTCACGCCCTATGACAGCGTCGGGATTGAGGCGTTTTCGGGGAGCTCGGGAGCATCCGGCAACGGTATCGGTTACGGAAGCTGGACCCTTGGTGAAGGGGAAAGCCCGGAAGTTACTGGATTGGCTGCACAGTCGGCGAACGTGGGGTTGTCGATGTTTCTCGCAGCCAACGGTGGAAGTGCCGACAATTTCGCATCCGTGAACGTTTCGGCCGCCAAGCTCTCGTTCGGCGTCGTACCGGTTGCGCCTGTTCCCGAGCCGGAGGCCTACCTGATGCTACTCACCGGTCTGGGCATGGTTGGCGTCATTGCCCGGCGGCGTGCTGCCGTCCGGTAG
- a CDS encoding EpsD family peptidyl-prolyl cis-trans isomerase, which translates to MKHFARSLALSFALVALAGCGGRNESPPASQVAARVGSYEITVHQLSAELARLGNAAGDQVKQAGALALERLIDQELMVAQAEEQKIDRDPAVMAAVDAVRREVLSRAYVERLTAQTPTPSTAEVQRFYLENPELFSKRRVYALRELRVSVPAGREGDIRTEADKAVTLDEVAAWLRREQIPFKSDSGVRPAEDLPLDALKRLATMREGQLGVLSSLGSLLIVQLIGAREQPIDEASAAPLIERYLTNRTREKVAREALRDLRQRAAIEYVGEFDPKGRTADSRTEEAAPTPGSPATTPATQALSPTTLDKGVGGLR; encoded by the coding sequence ATGAAACACTTTGCACGCTCTTTGGCGCTTTCATTCGCGCTTGTGGCTCTTGCGGGATGCGGAGGACGAAACGAGTCGCCGCCCGCGTCGCAGGTCGCTGCACGGGTCGGTTCGTACGAAATAACCGTGCATCAGCTAAGCGCCGAACTCGCACGGCTCGGTAACGCTGCAGGCGATCAGGTCAAGCAGGCGGGAGCCCTCGCGCTCGAGCGGCTTATCGACCAGGAGCTGATGGTTGCGCAAGCCGAAGAGCAGAAAATCGACAGAGATCCTGCGGTGATGGCGGCGGTGGATGCAGTGCGCAGGGAAGTGCTTTCGCGTGCATACGTGGAACGACTCACCGCCCAGACGCCGACGCCGAGCACGGCGGAAGTTCAGCGCTTCTACCTCGAAAACCCCGAACTCTTCAGCAAGCGTCGCGTATACGCGCTGCGCGAACTGCGCGTATCGGTTCCTGCCGGCCGCGAAGGCGATATCAGGACGGAAGCGGACAAGGCGGTCACTCTGGATGAAGTTGCAGCCTGGCTGCGCCGCGAGCAGATCCCGTTCAAGTCCGATTCCGGCGTAAGGCCGGCTGAAGACCTGCCGCTCGACGCCCTCAAGCGATTGGCCACGATGCGGGAGGGGCAGCTCGGCGTGCTGTCCTCGCTAGGCTCCCTCTTAATCGTCCAGTTGATTGGGGCACGCGAACAGCCTATCGACGAAGCCTCGGCTGCCCCCCTGATCGAGCGCTACCTCACCAATCGCACGCGGGAAAAAGTCGCACGTGAAGCCCTGCGTGATTTGCGACAGCGCGCTGCAATCGAATATGTCGGCGAATTCGATCCGAAAGGTCGCACGGCGGACTCTCGCACGGAGGAAGCCGCCCCGACGCCGGGGAGCCCCGCAACCACTCCCGCGACGCAGGCACTCAGTCCCACGACACTCGACAAGGGTGTCGGCGGGCTCAGGTGA